TGCGGGTCGACACCCGCCACCCCGTCCTCTTCGACCACATCGTCGACCACGTCCCCGGCATGCTGCTGATCGAAGCCGCCCGCCAAGCCGCCACGGCCACCCTCGGCCACACCACCCTCCCCTCGCCATCACCAGTGAGTTCCTGCACTACGTCGAACTCGACACCTCCTGCACCGTCGAGGCACACCCGACCGACGGCACAGGCACCGACCCGGGAGGCACCCGAACCGTCCACGTCACCGCCCGACCAGAACGAAGAAGACGTCTTCCGCTGCACCCTCACCATGGCCCCACCCCTCACCTGACCACCACCCCGCGGGACATCTGCCGGACCCGACGGGCGGGGCAGGCCGTCGGGGACAGCAGATGCCACCCAGCACGGCAGCCCCGCCCACCACACCGAGGCGGAACGCACCCGGCAGGACCGCAAGAAGTACCAGCGCACCGGCCAACCCGCCTCCATGACGGGGCACTTGGAACGGACCCGCGGACTCCTCCGACCA
Above is a genomic segment from Streptomyces sp. SLBN-31 containing:
- a CDS encoding AfsA-related hotdog domain-containing protein → MSPTDVVLSPLGQPHRWQLRVDTRHPVLFDHIVDHVPGMLLIEAARQAATATLGHTTLPSPSPVSSCTTSNSTPPAPSRHTRPTAQAPTREAPEPSTSPPDQNEEDVFRCTLTMAPPLT